The Kordia sp. SMS9 genome window below encodes:
- a CDS encoding NAD(P)/FAD-dependent oxidoreductase, with protein sequence MIKELQLRVTLEEETQEDILVQKAQKQLGVSAEEITGIKVLRKSIDARKPLIIFNYKVAVYIREALPEASEYQFDYKDVSNAKEIHIVGFGPAGMYAALRCIELGFKPIVLERGKNVQERRRDLRAINQEHVVNEDSNYCFGEGGAGTYSDGKLYTRSLKRGDVRRIFENLVYHGATEQILVDAHPHIGTNKLPNVVKNIRETILKYGGEIHFETRVTDFIIKENKIQAIHLQDGRELTANRVILATGHSARDIYELLHKKEVQLKAKSFAMGVRVEHPQEIIDNIQYHCTGERNELLPAAAYSLVHQVRDRGVYSFCMCPGGFIVPAATANGEIVVNGMSPSRRNNKFANSGIVVEINADKDLYKYEQYGVLKGLEFQKDLERLAFTAGGRSQVAPAQRLTDFVEGKLSTDLNPTSYQPGLQSAPLHSLLPKSIGGRLRKGFAAFGQKMNGYYTDQANIVGVESRTSSPVNIPRKENLEHPEVAGLFPCGEGGGYAGGIVSAAMDGERCAEAAIVGM encoded by the coding sequence ATGATCAAAGAACTCCAACTACGCGTTACGCTGGAAGAAGAAACACAGGAAGACATTTTGGTGCAGAAAGCCCAAAAACAACTGGGTGTGTCCGCAGAAGAGATCACAGGAATCAAAGTATTGCGAAAATCCATTGATGCCCGTAAACCATTGATTATTTTTAATTACAAGGTTGCCGTATACATTCGTGAAGCACTTCCCGAAGCGAGCGAATATCAGTTTGATTACAAAGATGTGTCTAACGCAAAAGAAATTCACATTGTCGGTTTTGGTCCCGCAGGAATGTATGCAGCCTTGCGTTGTATTGAATTAGGCTTTAAACCGATTGTACTCGAACGCGGAAAAAATGTACAAGAACGTCGTCGCGATTTGCGTGCCATCAACCAAGAGCATGTTGTGAATGAAGATTCAAACTATTGCTTTGGCGAAGGTGGCGCAGGAACGTATTCGGATGGTAAACTATATACACGAAGTCTAAAACGTGGCGATGTCCGCAGAATTTTTGAAAATCTAGTGTATCACGGAGCTACCGAACAAATTTTGGTAGATGCACATCCGCATATCGGAACGAATAAACTTCCCAATGTTGTAAAAAATATTCGGGAAACCATCTTAAAATACGGCGGCGAAATTCACTTTGAAACCCGCGTGACCGATTTCATCATCAAAGAAAATAAAATACAAGCAATTCATTTGCAAGATGGACGCGAATTGACCGCAAATCGCGTGATTCTAGCCACAGGACATTCCGCAAGAGATATCTACGAGTTGCTTCACAAAAAAGAAGTCCAACTGAAAGCAAAATCTTTTGCCATGGGCGTTCGTGTGGAACATCCACAAGAAATTATAGACAACATTCAATACCATTGTACAGGCGAACGAAACGAATTATTACCAGCCGCAGCCTACAGTTTGGTGCATCAAGTGCGCGATCGAGGTGTATATTCGTTTTGTATGTGTCCGGGCGGATTTATCGTTCCTGCTGCAACAGCCAATGGCGAAATCGTGGTCAACGGAATGTCTCCATCGCGACGAAATAACAAGTTTGCCAATTCGGGAATTGTGGTAGAAATCAACGCAGACAAAGATTTATACAAATACGAACAATATGGCGTGTTGAAAGGCTTGGAGTTTCAAAAAGATTTGGAACGTTTGGCATTTACGGCTGGCGGAAGAAGTCAGGTAGCACCCGCACAACGCTTAACAGATTTTGTAGAAGGGAAATTATCAACCGATTTGAATCCGACGTCGTATCAACCAGGTTTACAATCGGCACCGTTGCATTCATTATTACCAAAAAGCATTGGCGGACGTTTGCGAAAAGGCTTTGCGGCATTTGGACAAAAAATGAATGGTTACTACACGGATCAAGCAAATATTGTGGGTGTAGAATCGCGGACATCTTCGCCCGTAAACATTCCCAGAAAAGAAAACTTAGAACATCCAGAAGTAGCAGGATTATTTCCGTGTGGCGAAGGCGGCGGTTATGCTGGCGGAATCGTTTCTGCGGCAATGGATGGCGAACGTTGTGCAGAAGCGGCAATTGTTGGCATGTAA
- a CDS encoding DUF5916 domain-containing protein, with the protein MSRFIVFVLLFSFSLNCLAQDSIPKKTYNIKRTDTPPKIDGILDDEVWKNADIATDFIQFRPDIGNTLPDYQKTTVKMTYDDTAIYVSAYLRDKPENIIRQFTNRDNFGINDFFIIAINPNNDGQNDTYFVVFPNGNQADAIANPSVGEDYSWNAVWENAAKVVDDGWIVEVKIPYRTLRFTNQEDPTWGIQFHRQFRKTRKQYTWNAFDPTKGYIGLYAGELKGLRNIKPPTRLLFYPFASTVFRSFDGETTEQYNFGMDVKYGITENFTLDATLVPDFSQAGFDNLQLNLGPFEQTFAEQRQFFTEGVDLFNKGNLFFSRRIGNAPSGSVETAENEEVVDLPDEVKLINAVKVSGRTKDGLGIGFFNAVTEKTKATIQNTETGEFRQEVVEPLTNYNIMVIDQQFNQNSSISLINTNVTRDGSGFRDANVTGIVADLVNKKNTLGIDTRLRMSNRNLPTGTETGFNSFFAIRKLNGRFRYSFDHSFSNTKYDINDLGLNFRNNFNNFGADASYQIFEPTKRLNEFRVNTFVNYRRLYDPSVFTEVNFGVNLFGILKESLMAFGVDAFLAPGKQFDYFEPRDFDNRRFFTIENQFNAGGFISTDYNKTFALDVNVNFSTFFEDNQGFTRYRVRFEPRVRVNEKCIVAFRSSLNVENNRRGYANDSNDLENEIVFGQRDQIEFVNSISANYSFNTFNTLNLTFRNYWTTVDYDDTPYFLQENGRLVQSPNTFESLGLGNSNVNFSTWNLDLSYTWQFGPGNFLTALYRNQIFNQTEASDATYFNSLNRLFDQPIDHTLSIRLVYFIDYNNVKNLFKRKKRNSNISS; encoded by the coding sequence ATGAGCCGTTTCATAGTATTCGTACTACTTTTTTCTTTTTCCCTAAACTGTCTGGCTCAAGATAGCATTCCCAAAAAAACATACAACATAAAACGTACAGATACGCCGCCTAAAATTGATGGTATTTTGGATGATGAAGTATGGAAAAATGCGGATATTGCTACCGATTTTATACAATTTCGTCCTGATATTGGAAATACGCTACCCGATTATCAAAAGACGACTGTAAAAATGACGTATGACGATACTGCCATTTATGTTTCAGCATATTTGCGTGATAAACCTGAAAATATCATACGTCAATTTACAAATCGTGATAATTTTGGAATTAATGATTTTTTTATCATTGCGATCAATCCGAATAATGACGGACAAAATGATACATATTTTGTAGTTTTTCCGAATGGAAACCAAGCTGATGCCATTGCCAATCCGAGTGTTGGTGAAGATTATAGTTGGAATGCTGTTTGGGAAAACGCAGCAAAAGTGGTAGATGATGGTTGGATTGTAGAAGTAAAAATTCCCTACCGAACGCTTCGTTTTACCAATCAAGAAGATCCTACTTGGGGAATTCAATTTCACCGACAATTTCGAAAAACGAGAAAACAATATACATGGAATGCTTTTGATCCGACCAAAGGATATATTGGCTTGTATGCTGGCGAATTGAAAGGTTTGCGCAATATAAAACCACCAACACGCTTGCTATTTTATCCGTTTGCTTCTACGGTATTTCGCTCGTTTGATGGCGAAACAACCGAACAATATAATTTTGGAATGGACGTAAAGTATGGAATTACAGAAAACTTTACGTTGGATGCGACACTTGTCCCCGATTTCAGTCAAGCTGGATTTGACAATCTACAGTTAAATTTAGGCCCTTTTGAACAAACGTTTGCCGAACAACGGCAATTTTTCACAGAAGGTGTCGATTTGTTCAACAAAGGAAATTTATTCTTTTCACGTCGAATCGGAAATGCGCCATCAGGAAGTGTAGAAACTGCAGAAAATGAAGAAGTTGTAGATTTGCCTGACGAAGTAAAATTAATTAATGCCGTTAAAGTTTCTGGAAGAACGAAAGATGGACTGGGAATTGGTTTTTTTAATGCCGTTACGGAAAAGACAAAAGCGACCATTCAAAATACAGAAACGGGCGAATTTCGCCAAGAAGTTGTGGAACCGTTGACCAATTACAATATTATGGTCATCGATCAACAATTCAATCAAAATTCATCTATTAGTTTAATTAATACAAACGTAACTAGAGATGGAAGCGGTTTTAGAGACGCCAATGTGACCGGAATTGTTGCCGATCTTGTCAATAAAAAGAATACGCTTGGTATTGATACACGTTTGCGCATGAGCAATCGAAATCTACCAACAGGTACTGAAACAGGATTTAATTCATTCTTTGCCATTCGGAAGTTAAATGGACGTTTTCGATACAGTTTTGATCACAGTTTTTCCAACACCAAATACGATATTAACGATTTGGGATTGAACTTTCGGAACAACTTTAACAACTTTGGAGCTGATGCTTCGTATCAAATTTTTGAACCGACCAAAAGGCTCAATGAGTTTAGAGTAAATACGTTTGTAAACTACCGCCGTTTGTACGATCCAAGTGTTTTTACAGAAGTGAATTTTGGCGTAAACCTTTTCGGAATCCTAAAAGAAAGTTTGATGGCATTTGGTGTAGATGCGTTTCTTGCACCTGGAAAACAATTTGATTATTTTGAACCGCGCGATTTTGACAACAGACGTTTTTTTACGATTGAAAATCAGTTCAATGCAGGCGGATTTATCTCTACTGATTATAACAAAACCTTTGCATTAGATGTCAATGTAAATTTTTCTACGTTTTTTGAAGACAATCAAGGATTTACGAGATATCGAGTTCGCTTTGAACCAAGAGTACGCGTCAACGAGAAGTGTATTGTCGCATTTAGATCGTCACTAAACGTAGAAAATAACCGTCGTGGTTATGCCAATGATTCCAATGACTTGGAGAACGAAATTGTCTTCGGTCAACGTGATCAAATTGAGTTTGTAAATAGCATTTCTGCCAATTATAGTTTTAATACCTTCAATACGCTAAACTTAACGTTTAGAAACTATTGGACCACGGTAGATTACGATGATACGCCGTATTTTTTGCAGGAAAATGGACGCTTGGTACAATCACCAAATACCTTTGAAAGTTTAGGTTTGGGCAACTCCAATGTAAACTTTAGCACTTGGAATTTAGATTTGAGTTATACATGGCAATTTGGTCCAGGAAATTTTCTAACCGCATTGTATCGCAATCAAATATTCAATCAGACAGAAGCTTCCGATGCTACCTATTTTAATAGTTTGAACCGACTTTTTGATCAACCTATCGATCACACGTTGTCCATTCGTTTGGTGTATTTTATCGACTACAACAACGTAAAAAATCTATTCAAACGTAAAAAAAGGAATAGTAATATCAGTTCCTAA
- a CDS encoding ABC transporter ATP-binding protein, whose amino-acid sequence MITAKNIHKHYGNLEVLKGIDLEIKKGEIVSIIGASGAGKTTLLQILGTLDKMSPNNNSSLIINEVKTEQLSEKELAKFRNHHIGFIFQFHQLLPEFTAIENVCIPAFIQQKDKAEAEKRAKELLDFLGLKDRYHHKPNELSGGEQQRVAVARALMNKPAIIFADEPSGNLDSESAENLHNLFFKLREEFGQTFVIVTHNKELANMADRTIVMRDGNIVS is encoded by the coding sequence ATGATTACAGCTAAGAATATACACAAACATTACGGCAATTTAGAAGTCTTAAAAGGCATTGATTTAGAGATTAAAAAAGGCGAAATTGTGTCAATTATTGGCGCTTCGGGAGCTGGAAAAACGACTTTGTTACAGATTTTAGGAACCCTCGATAAAATGTCGCCCAACAATAATAGCTCGTTGATCATTAATGAAGTGAAAACGGAACAACTTTCTGAAAAAGAACTTGCTAAATTTCGCAATCATCATATCGGATTCATCTTTCAGTTTCACCAATTACTTCCTGAATTTACTGCGATTGAAAATGTATGTATTCCTGCGTTCATTCAACAAAAAGACAAGGCAGAAGCCGAAAAAAGAGCCAAAGAATTACTAGATTTTTTAGGATTGAAAGATCGGTATCACCACAAACCCAATGAACTTTCAGGTGGAGAACAACAACGTGTAGCAGTTGCTAGAGCATTGATGAACAAACCTGCGATTATTTTCGCCGATGAACCGAGTGGAAATTTAGATTCAGAATCGGCAGAAAATTTACACAATTTGTTCTTTAAACTTCGCGAAGAATTTGGGCAAACTTTTGTCATTGTAACACACAACAAAGAACTCGCAAATATGGCAGATAGAACTATTGTCATGCGCGATGGGAATATTGTGAGTTAG
- a CDS encoding TIGR02757 family protein → MNFTELKSFLDEKVLEYNQPKFVESDPIQIPYQFQQKEDIEIAAFLTATIAWGNRKMINNNAKKMMDLLGNSPYDFVMNHTEEDLESLQSFVHRTFNGTDFTFFIKALKNIYERHGGLEAVFANANTKNLQESISAFKEVFFSIPHPERTRKHVSDPNKGSAAKRINMFLRWMVRNDNTGVDFGIWSSLSPSQLSCPLDVHSGNVARKLGLLKRKQNDAKALLELDTALRKLDPNDPVKYDFALFGLGVFEKF, encoded by the coding sequence ATGAACTTTACCGAACTTAAATCTTTTCTCGACGAAAAAGTACTTGAATACAATCAACCCAAATTCGTAGAAAGTGATCCAATTCAAATTCCCTATCAATTTCAGCAAAAAGAAGACATTGAAATCGCTGCTTTTTTGACGGCTACCATTGCATGGGGCAATCGAAAAATGATCAACAATAATGCCAAAAAAATGATGGATTTGTTGGGCAATTCGCCCTATGATTTTGTGATGAATCACACCGAAGAAGACTTGGAATCTCTGCAATCATTCGTACATCGAACCTTCAACGGAACAGATTTTACTTTCTTTATCAAAGCCTTAAAAAACATCTATGAACGTCATGGCGGATTGGAAGCTGTTTTTGCGAATGCGAACACCAAAAATTTACAAGAAAGTATTTCAGCATTTAAAGAAGTTTTTTTCAGCATTCCACACCCTGAGCGAACTCGAAAACATGTTTCAGATCCCAACAAAGGAAGTGCTGCCAAACGCATTAATATGTTTCTTCGTTGGATGGTTCGCAATGACAATACAGGTGTTGATTTCGGCATTTGGTCTTCACTTTCACCATCGCAACTATCCTGTCCGCTAGATGTACATTCTGGAAATGTGGCACGAAAGTTAGGCTTATTGAAACGCAAACAAAACGATGCCAAAGCTTTGCTTGAACTAGACACAGCATTGCGAAAGCTAGATCCGAATGATCCTGTAAAGTATGATTTTGCATTGTTTGGATTGGGCGTTTTTGAGAAGTTTTAG
- a CDS encoding carboxypeptidase-like regulatory domain-containing protein encodes MMKNYSKFLICFSVFFASFSFAQTLEAYILDKNTQEPLYGVSVYFDGTTIGTATNEEGKFYIKYKPSTNSPLVVSFIGYQTLLFNVRKLENGAKIYMTLKPQALGTVYLENDPWSRQKKLDIFKREFIGTSVEPFECRILNLDDIKLTYNPTTQKLNAYAEKPIIIKNKYLGYTVAYTMEDFEADLRLTTTGKVLTRSVYIEGATFYTELNKRVPRKYRKARELEFGQSVLYFMRSLARKQLTENGFQIFHKGFIVPPYKYFRITPKGEDTHVKFLTDKVVIVYDRFEKSFMTILDSDKEFVINKYGNYSPPRRISFGGVLGDKRLANTLPLDYGL; translated from the coding sequence ATGATGAAAAATTACTCAAAATTCTTAATTTGCTTTAGTGTATTCTTTGCTTCATTTTCTTTTGCCCAAACCCTTGAAGCCTATATATTAGACAAAAACACACAAGAACCTTTGTACGGCGTTTCTGTATATTTTGATGGTACAACCATTGGAACTGCCACCAATGAAGAAGGTAAGTTTTACATCAAATATAAACCATCTACCAATTCGCCATTGGTGGTTAGTTTTATTGGCTATCAAACATTATTATTTAATGTACGAAAGCTAGAAAACGGAGCAAAAATTTACATGACACTCAAACCTCAAGCCTTAGGAACGGTATATTTAGAAAATGATCCTTGGTCGCGCCAAAAAAAGTTAGATATTTTTAAACGTGAATTTATAGGGACTTCCGTAGAACCTTTTGAGTGTCGAATTCTGAATTTAGACGACATTAAATTGACCTACAATCCTACCACGCAAAAACTAAATGCGTATGCCGAAAAACCCATCATCATTAAAAATAAATATTTAGGATATACGGTTGCGTATACTATGGAAGATTTTGAAGCGGATTTGCGACTCACTACCACAGGAAAAGTACTCACGCGCAGTGTATATATTGAAGGGGCAACCTTTTACACAGAATTGAACAAACGTGTCCCAAGAAAATACCGAAAAGCACGCGAACTAGAATTTGGGCAATCAGTCTTGTATTTCATGCGTTCGTTGGCAAGAAAACAGTTGACAGAAAACGGCTTTCAAATTTTCCACAAAGGATTTATTGTACCGCCGTATAAATATTTTAGAATTACACCTAAAGGCGAAGATACACACGTAAAATTTTTGACTGACAAAGTAGTGATTGTGTATGATCGTTTTGAAAAATCATTCATGACAATTCTTGATAGTGACAAAGAATTTGTAATCAACAAATACGGAAATTATTCACCACCGAGAAGAATCTCTTTTGGAGGCGTTTTGGGAGACAAGCGTTTGGCAAATACCTTGCCGTTGGATTATGGGTTGTAA